One segment of Candidatus Melainabacteria bacterium DNA contains the following:
- a CDS encoding NAD(P)-dependent oxidoreductase produces MADRRAPMKTVVITGASGNLGGKLRQHWKDRYQLRLLDRSTNGDNEIETADVGCWNSSWVDRFVGADAVIHLAADGIGCADRHRLIRTNIYGTMNVFKAAVDAGVRRVIFASSSHVMGMYRFIAEPATITTDLETYAGGHFVQDGWSYDSTVYATTKVFGEKLARRYSEEHALEVIVVRIGFIMQGKNAAEDFPARTDEWLKQLWMSNSDFYALMDRCLQQEFEPKFAIAHGISRNAGSCWDVESTEKLLAFEAQDGLVVNPAKVRLRPGYLAKLRWEFRKLIPAM; encoded by the coding sequence ATGGCTGATCGGAGAGCGCCCATGAAAACTGTTGTAATAACTGGAGCAAGTGGCAATCTTGGCGGAAAGTTACGTCAGCATTGGAAAGATCGCTACCAATTACGGCTGCTGGATCGCAGCACGAATGGGGATAATGAGATAGAGACGGCGGATGTCGGCTGCTGGAACAGCAGCTGGGTCGATCGGTTCGTTGGTGCCGATGCGGTCATCCATCTTGCTGCCGATGGCATTGGCTGTGCGGATAGGCATAGACTGATCCGCACTAATATCTACGGCACAATGAATGTGTTCAAGGCTGCTGTAGACGCGGGAGTACGCCGTGTCATATTTGCCAGTTCGAGTCATGTGATGGGAATGTATCGGTTCATCGCAGAGCCGGCAACGATTACAACCGACCTTGAGACTTATGCCGGTGGTCACTTTGTTCAGGATGGCTGGAGTTATGACAGCACCGTATATGCTACCACAAAGGTTTTTGGTGAAAAGCTGGCTCGGCGATACTCTGAGGAGCATGCATTGGAAGTGATCGTCGTGCGGATTGGATTCATTATGCAAGGCAAGAACGCTGCTGAGGACTTCCCAGCGCGGACGGATGAATGGCTGAAACAATTGTGGATGTCCAATAGTGATTTTTATGCCTTGATGGATCGCTGTTTGCAGCAAGAGTTTGAGCCTAAATTTGCTATAGCTCACGGCATCTCTCGTAACGCCGGGTCTTGCTGGGATGTTGAGTCGACTGAAAAACTCCTCGCGTTCGAGGCGCAAGATGGACTGGTTGTGAACCCTGCGAAAGTCCGACTGCGCCCTGGTTATCTCGCGAAACTGCGGTGGGAGTTTCGGAAATTGATTCCCGCAATGTAA